A window of Leclercia adecarboxylata contains these coding sequences:
- the manX gene encoding PTS mannose transporter subunit IIAB yields the protein MTIAIVIGTHGWAAEQLLKTAEMLLGEQENVGWIDFVPGENAETLIEKYTAQLAKLDTSSGVLFLVDTWGGSPFNAASRIVVDKEQHEVVAGVNIPMLVETLMARDDNPSFDELVALAVETGREGVKALKAKPVEKAAPVAAAAPAAVAKTAAPLKPMGPNDYMQIGLARIDDRLIHGQVATRWTKETNVQRIIVVSDEVAADTVRKTLLTQVAPPGVTAHVVDVAKMIRVYNNPKYAGERVMLLFTNPTDVERIVEEGVKITSVNIGGMAYRQGKTQVNNAVSVDEKDIEAFKKLNDRGIELEVRKVSTDPKLKMMDLIGKVAK from the coding sequence GTGACTATTGCTATTGTTATAGGCACACATGGTTGGGCTGCAGAGCAGTTGCTTAAAACCGCAGAAATGCTCTTAGGCGAACAGGAAAACGTCGGCTGGATCGATTTCGTTCCCGGTGAAAACGCCGAGACACTGATAGAGAAGTACACCGCGCAACTGGCAAAGCTGGACACCAGCAGCGGCGTGCTGTTCCTTGTTGACACATGGGGTGGCAGTCCGTTTAACGCCGCAAGCCGCATTGTGGTCGATAAAGAGCAGCATGAGGTCGTGGCCGGGGTCAACATCCCGATGCTGGTTGAAACGCTGATGGCCCGGGATGACAACCCGAGCTTTGATGAGCTGGTTGCGCTGGCCGTCGAAACCGGCCGCGAAGGCGTAAAAGCGCTGAAAGCGAAACCGGTTGAAAAAGCCGCACCGGTCGCGGCAGCTGCCCCTGCTGCCGTCGCGAAAACCGCCGCCCCGCTTAAGCCAATGGGCCCGAACGATTACATGCAGATTGGTCTGGCGCGTATCGACGACCGACTGATCCACGGTCAGGTCGCCACCCGCTGGACCAAAGAGACCAACGTGCAGCGCATCATTGTCGTCAGCGATGAAGTCGCCGCCGATACGGTTCGCAAAACCCTCCTTACCCAGGTCGCTCCGCCGGGCGTAACCGCCCACGTGGTGGACGTCGCCAAAATGATCCGCGTTTACAACAACCCGAAATATGCGGGTGAGCGCGTCATGCTGCTGTTTACCAACCCAACGGACGTCGAACGTATTGTTGAAGAAGGGGTGAAAATCACCTCCGTTAACATCGGTGGTATGGCTTATCGCCAGGGCAAAACCCAGGTGAACAATGCTGTGTCGGTGGACGAGAAAGACATCGAAGCGTTCAAAAAACTCAACGATCGCGGTATCGAGCTTGAAGTGCGTAAAGTCTCTACCGACCCGAAACTGAAAATGATGGATCTGATCGGCAAAGTCGCGAAATAA
- a CDS encoding EAL domain-containing protein, whose protein sequence is MQTAHRIIKNYRRKRIIVCLALSLSTLVCTLIIGFISQRNSNQQSTVAFVSHAVDTLDKILQPLETGRDVVQPLIGQPCVEINFLLRKQAATLQTVRSIGLIKDGVLYCSSMFGSRDIPISQFQPMLPASQPLLLLTMDQQVIKGSPVLIQWYPAPGKSEDGVMEIVNIDLIARMLLEPQLPIISDVNLSVGGKHLNYEGKLSDTLVADAEDNVYQQASLHFPFTISVNGPGLTALALKSLPSQLPLAVIFSVLVGYIAWLATASRMSFTREINFGLASGEFELFCQPLIDAKKQDCIGVEILLRWNNPRQGWIAPDIFIPLAEEHNLIVPLTRYVLIETVRHLAVFPTAPGFHIGINVAASHFRGGELLHDLNRVWFSAEPAQQLVIELTERDTLIEMDFNMVEELHQKGVKLAIDDFGTGSSSLSWLEKLNPEVLKIDKSFTAAIGTDAVNSTVTDIIIALAQRLNIELVAEGVETSDQARHLRLHGVDILQGFLYARPMPLRDFPQWLAERSPPPASHNGDMMPSIS, encoded by the coding sequence ATGCAAACAGCTCACAGGATAATTAAAAATTATCGCCGCAAACGCATAATCGTCTGCCTTGCGCTGTCACTTTCTACCCTGGTTTGCACGCTAATAATTGGCTTTATTTCGCAGCGCAATTCAAACCAGCAGTCCACCGTTGCCTTTGTGTCCCATGCTGTCGATACGCTGGACAAGATCCTGCAGCCGCTGGAAACCGGGCGGGACGTGGTGCAGCCCCTGATTGGCCAGCCCTGCGTGGAGATTAATTTTTTACTGCGCAAACAGGCCGCCACCCTGCAAACCGTGCGCTCCATCGGCCTGATCAAAGACGGCGTTCTTTACTGCTCGAGCATGTTCGGCAGTCGCGATATCCCTATCAGCCAGTTCCAGCCTATGCTGCCCGCATCACAGCCTTTACTGCTGCTGACAATGGACCAGCAGGTGATAAAAGGCAGCCCGGTGCTGATCCAGTGGTATCCGGCGCCAGGCAAGAGCGAGGATGGGGTCATGGAGATTGTGAATATCGATCTTATTGCCCGAATGCTGCTGGAGCCGCAGTTGCCCATTATCAGTGACGTTAACCTCAGCGTGGGCGGTAAGCATCTGAATTATGAAGGCAAGCTCTCAGACACGCTGGTCGCCGACGCTGAAGACAACGTTTACCAGCAGGCTTCCCTCCACTTTCCCTTTACCATCAGCGTTAACGGCCCGGGTCTGACCGCGCTGGCGCTGAAAAGTCTGCCGTCACAGCTACCGCTGGCGGTGATCTTCAGCGTGCTGGTGGGGTATATCGCCTGGCTTGCCACCGCCAGTCGCATGAGCTTCACCCGGGAAATTAACTTTGGTCTGGCGTCCGGTGAGTTTGAGCTGTTTTGCCAGCCGCTGATCGATGCCAAAAAACAGGATTGTATCGGCGTGGAAATTCTGCTGCGCTGGAACAATCCGCGCCAGGGGTGGATCGCCCCGGATATCTTTATCCCGCTGGCAGAGGAGCATAATCTGATTGTCCCTCTCACCCGCTACGTGCTCATCGAAACCGTCCGGCACCTCGCAGTGTTCCCCACCGCTCCGGGATTTCATATTGGCATCAACGTGGCCGCCAGCCATTTTCGCGGCGGCGAACTCCTTCACGATCTGAACCGCGTCTGGTTTAGCGCCGAGCCCGCGCAGCAGCTGGTCATTGAATTAACCGAACGCGATACCCTGATAGAAATGGATTTCAACATGGTGGAAGAGCTGCATCAGAAAGGGGTGAAGCTGGCGATTGACGATTTCGGGACCGGCAGCAGTTCGCTCTCATGGCTGGAGAAGCTTAACCCAGAGGTGCTGAAAATTGATAAATCCTTTACCGCCGCCATCGGCACGGACGCCGTCAACTCGACGGTAACGGACATTATTATTGCTCTGGCCCAGCGTCTGAATATTGAACTGGTGGCGGAAGGGGTCGAAACCAGCGACCAGGCGAGACATCTGCGTCTGCATGGCGTTGATATACTGCAGGGGTTTTTGTACGCGCGGCCCATGCCGCTGCGGGATTTCCCGCAATGGCTGGCGGAGCGTTCACCTCCGCCAGCCTCTCACAACGGCGATATGATGCCGTCGATATCCTGA
- the ftsI gene encoding peptidoglycan glycosyltransferase FtsI — MKKKSVNPAANFTPLRFALLCMVILGSLLFLLGRVAWLQIVKPDPLVKQEDMRSLREVAINAPRGMIMDREGRPLAVSVPVQAVWADPKTVLAKGGVGYDERWQALASALHLSLPTLAARINGNPQGRFIYLARQVDPSQAKWIEKLRLPGISLRDESRRFYPAGHVAANLIGFTNIDGQGIEGIEKSFNSQLTGKPGLRRVREDRFGRVIENITEIPPVPAHNIQLSIDERLQTITEDALDNAVAWNKAESGAAVLINVQTGEILAMASFPDFNPNNREGATLNDFRNRAISDTFEPGSTVKPLVLMTALQQGLVQPDSVIDTHPYTLAGHRIRDVGYYPELTLTGILQKSSDTGVSRLSLAMPIQRLLDTYHGFGFGRSTGLGLTGESSGLLPERKFWSQLDRATFAFGYGLMVTPLQLAHVYATIGSYGLERPLSITRIDPPVIGTQVMPASIVQEVEHMMESVALPGGGGIKAAVRDYRVAVKTGTAKKIDDGGNYVDKYVAYTAGVAPASKPVFALAVVINDPQNGAYYGGAVSAPVFSQIMGDVLRIENIKPDGLPADSSHLIVMR; from the coding sequence GTGAAAAAGAAATCCGTCAATCCCGCAGCAAATTTTACGCCGTTACGTTTTGCTCTTCTCTGCATGGTGATCCTTGGGAGTCTGCTCTTTCTGCTGGGCCGGGTCGCCTGGCTGCAGATCGTCAAGCCCGATCCGCTGGTTAAGCAGGAGGATATGCGCTCGCTGCGGGAAGTGGCGATTAACGCCCCCCGGGGAATGATAATGGACAGGGAGGGGCGCCCCCTGGCCGTGAGCGTGCCGGTGCAGGCGGTATGGGCGGATCCAAAAACGGTGTTGGCAAAAGGAGGCGTCGGATATGACGAGCGCTGGCAGGCGTTAGCCAGCGCGCTGCATTTATCGCTCCCCACGCTGGCCGCACGCATCAATGGCAATCCGCAGGGCCGGTTTATCTATCTCGCTCGCCAGGTCGACCCCTCTCAGGCCAAATGGATTGAAAAGCTTCGACTGCCGGGGATCAGCCTGCGCGATGAGTCCCGTCGTTTTTATCCGGCCGGACACGTGGCCGCCAATCTGATTGGCTTCACTAATATTGACGGGCAGGGCATAGAGGGCATCGAAAAGAGCTTTAACTCACAGCTAACCGGTAAACCGGGCCTGCGCCGGGTGCGGGAAGATCGCTTCGGACGTGTGATCGAAAACATTACCGAAATCCCGCCTGTTCCGGCGCACAACATCCAGTTGAGCATTGATGAACGGCTGCAAACCATCACGGAAGATGCCCTGGACAACGCCGTGGCGTGGAATAAAGCGGAATCGGGGGCAGCGGTGCTGATTAACGTTCAGACCGGCGAGATCCTGGCGATGGCCAGCTTCCCTGATTTTAATCCCAACAACCGGGAAGGCGCCACGCTCAACGATTTTCGTAATCGCGCCATCAGCGACACCTTCGAACCCGGCTCCACCGTCAAGCCGCTGGTGCTGATGACCGCCCTCCAGCAGGGGCTGGTGCAGCCGGACAGCGTTATTGATACCCATCCCTATACCCTGGCCGGACACCGCATCCGCGACGTGGGTTACTACCCGGAGCTGACGCTGACCGGCATTTTGCAAAAATCGAGCGATACGGGGGTGTCGCGTCTCTCGCTGGCGATGCCGATCCAGCGCCTGCTGGATACCTACCACGGGTTTGGCTTTGGCCGTTCCACCGGTCTGGGGTTAACGGGCGAGAGCAGCGGCCTGCTGCCGGAGCGTAAATTCTGGAGCCAGCTCGATCGCGCCACCTTCGCGTTTGGTTACGGGCTGATGGTCACCCCCTTACAGCTGGCCCACGTCTATGCCACCATCGGCAGCTACGGCCTGGAGCGCCCGCTCTCTATCACCCGCATCGACCCGCCGGTCATCGGCACCCAGGTGATGCCTGCGTCGATTGTGCAGGAGGTGGAACATATGATGGAAAGCGTGGCCCTCCCGGGCGGGGGCGGGATCAAAGCGGCGGTGCGTGATTACCGGGTGGCGGTGAAAACCGGCACCGCGAAGAAAATTGATGATGGCGGCAACTATGTCGACAAATATGTGGCCTATACCGCTGGCGTCGCGCCGGCCAGTAAGCCTGTCTTTGCCCTGGCGGTGGTGATTAACGATCCGCAAAACGGCGCCTACTACGGCGGGGCGGTCTCGGCGCCGGTATTCAGTCAGATCATGGGCGACGTGCTGCGCATCGAAAACATCAAACCGGATGGGCTCCCGGCCGACTCAAGCCATCTTATCGTAATGCGTTAA
- a CDS encoding protein YoaL has product MDRHRRQSHTRPALASLIGDSRHSLFSSFTASPASFAAPFCHSFSRSLSWNS; this is encoded by the coding sequence ATGGACCGTCACCGACGCCAGTCACACACCCGGCCAGCTCTGGCCAGCCTAATCGGCGATTCGCGCCACTCACTGTTTTCGTCCTTTACCGCTTCGCCCGCATCTTTCGCGGCGCCGTTTTGTCATTCCTTTAGCAGGAGCTTGTCATGGAATTCTTAA
- a CDS encoding PTS mannose transporter subunit IID: MVDMTKTTPQKKLTPGDIRGVFIRSNLFQGSWNFERMQALGFCFSMVPAIKRLYPENNEARRQAIKRHLEFFNTHPYVAAPVLGVTLAMEEQRANGAEIDDGAINGIKVGLMGPLAGVGDPIFWGTVRPVFAALGAGIAMSGSLLGPLLFFILFNVVRLATRYYGVAYGYRKGVDIVQDMGGGFLQKLTEGASILGLFVMGALVNKWTHVNIPLVVSTITGQDGQTRVTTVQTILDQLMPGLVPLLLTFACMWLLRKKVNALWIIVGFFVIGIVGYAIGLLGL; encoded by the coding sequence ATGGTTGATATGACTAAAACTACCCCTCAGAAAAAACTGACCCCGGGTGATATTCGTGGCGTGTTCATTCGTTCAAACCTGTTCCAGGGTTCATGGAACTTCGAACGTATGCAGGCGCTGGGCTTCTGCTTCTCCATGGTACCGGCGATTAAACGTCTGTATCCCGAGAACAACGAAGCGCGTCGTCAGGCGATTAAGCGTCACCTGGAATTCTTCAACACCCATCCTTACGTTGCGGCTCCGGTTCTGGGCGTTACGCTTGCGATGGAAGAGCAGCGTGCCAACGGCGCAGAGATTGACGATGGCGCCATCAACGGTATCAAAGTGGGTCTGATGGGACCGCTGGCTGGCGTGGGTGACCCCATCTTCTGGGGCACCGTGCGTCCGGTCTTCGCTGCACTTGGTGCCGGTATCGCCATGAGCGGTAGCCTGCTGGGTCCTCTGCTGTTCTTTATCCTGTTCAACGTGGTGCGTCTGGCCACCCGCTACTACGGCGTGGCGTACGGCTACCGTAAAGGTGTGGATATTGTCCAGGATATGGGCGGCGGCTTCCTGCAGAAACTGACTGAGGGGGCGTCAATCCTCGGCCTGTTTGTCATGGGGGCGCTGGTGAACAAGTGGACGCACGTGAACATCCCGCTGGTGGTCTCAACCATCACCGGCCAGGATGGTCAGACGCGTGTGACCACGGTGCAAACCATTCTGGACCAGCTGATGCCGGGCCTGGTGCCGTTACTGCTGACCTTCGCCTGTATGTGGCTGCTGCGTAAGAAAGTGAACGCGCTGTGGATCATCGTCGGCTTCTTCGTTATCGGCATCGTCGGTTACGCTATCGGTCTGCTGGGTCTGTAA
- the cspE gene encoding transcription antiterminator/RNA stability regulator CspE: MAKIKGQVKWFNESKGFGFITPADGSKDVFVHFSAIQGNGFKTLAEGQNVEFEIQDGQKGPAAVNVTAI, translated from the coding sequence ATGGCAAAGATTAAAGGTCAAGTTAAGTGGTTCAACGAGTCTAAAGGTTTTGGTTTCATTACTCCTGCTGACGGCAGCAAAGATGTATTCGTACATTTCTCTGCAATCCAGGGTAACGGCTTCAAAACTCTGGCCGAAGGCCAGAACGTTGAGTTCGAAATTCAGGACGGCCAGAAAGGTCCGGCTGCTGTTAACGTAACCGCTATCTGA
- a CDS encoding PTS mannose/fructose/sorbose transporter subunit IIC, translating to MEITTLQIVLVFIVACIAGMESVLDEFQFHRPLVACTLIGAVLGDMKTGIIIGGTLEMIALGWMNIGAAVAPDAALASIISTVLVIAGHQNIGAGIALAIPLAAAGQVLTIIVRTITVAFQHAADKAAENGNLTALSWIHVSSLFLQAMRIAIPAVIVAISVGTSEVQGMLNAIPEVVTSGLNIAGGMIVVVGYAMVINMMRAGYLMPFFYLGFVTAAFTNFNLVALGVIGAVMAILYIQLSPKYNRVAGTAQVAGNNDLDNELD from the coding sequence ATGGAGATTACCACTCTTCAGATTGTGCTGGTGTTCATCGTCGCGTGTATAGCGGGTATGGAGTCCGTACTAGATGAATTTCAGTTTCACCGTCCGCTGGTCGCCTGTACGTTAATCGGCGCCGTTCTCGGCGATATGAAAACCGGTATCATCATCGGTGGTACCCTGGAGATGATCGCCCTCGGCTGGATGAACATCGGTGCGGCTGTTGCGCCCGATGCGGCTCTCGCCTCCATCATCTCTACCGTGCTGGTTATCGCCGGCCACCAAAACATCGGTGCCGGTATTGCGCTGGCCATTCCGCTGGCAGCAGCAGGCCAGGTACTGACCATCATCGTGCGTACTATCACCGTTGCGTTCCAGCATGCGGCAGATAAGGCGGCAGAGAATGGTAACCTGACGGCCCTGTCGTGGATCCACGTTTCGTCCCTGTTCCTGCAGGCCATGCGTATCGCTATCCCGGCGGTCATCGTGGCAATCTCCGTGGGCACCAGCGAAGTTCAGGGCATGCTGAACGCCATTCCTGAAGTGGTTACCAGCGGTCTGAACATTGCTGGCGGCATGATCGTGGTCGTGGGTTATGCGATGGTCATCAACATGATGCGCGCAGGCTACCTGATGCCGTTCTTCTACCTCGGCTTCGTGACTGCGGCCTTCACCAACTTCAACCTGGTGGCACTGGGCGTAATTGGTGCGGTAATGGCTATCCTCTACATCCAGCTCAGCCCGAAATATAACCGCGTAGCCGGTACAGCGCAGGTTGCTGGTAATAACGATCTCGATAACGAACTGGACTAG
- a CDS encoding DUF986 family protein, with amino-acid sequence MTVTDIVLVVFIVALLAYAIYDELIMPRRNGETLLSIPLLRRGRVDGIIFTGLLMILIYNNVMSQGALLTTWLLCALALMGFYLFWVRAPKIIFKSAGFFFANVWIEYNRIKEMNLSEDGVLVMQLEQRRLLIRVRNIDDLEKIYKLLVRTQ; translated from the coding sequence ATGACGGTCACGGACATCGTACTGGTTGTCTTTATTGTTGCCCTTCTGGCGTATGCCATCTACGACGAATTGATCATGCCCCGCCGCAACGGCGAGACGCTGCTTTCAATCCCCCTGCTGCGCCGCGGTCGCGTTGATGGCATCATCTTCACCGGCCTGCTGATGATCCTCATCTATAACAACGTGATGAGTCAGGGAGCATTACTGACCACATGGTTATTATGTGCCTTAGCATTAATGGGGTTTTATCTGTTCTGGGTCCGGGCACCGAAAATAATCTTTAAATCCGCTGGGTTCTTTTTCGCCAATGTCTGGATAGAATATAACCGCATTAAAGAGATGAATTTATCTGAAGATGGCGTGCTGGTGATGCAATTAGAGCAGCGACGCCTGCTTATCCGGGTGCGGAATATTGACGACCTGGAGAAGATATACAAACTACTTGTTAGAACTCAATAA
- the yoaE gene encoding CNNM family cation transport protein YoaE — MEFLMDPQIWVGLLTLVVLEIVLGIDNLVFIAILADKLPPKQRDKARLIGLSLALIMRLALLSVISWMVTLTQPLFTAFDFTFSGRDLIMLLGGIFLLFKATTELHERLENRQHDDGHGKGYASFWVVVLQIVVLDAVFSLDAVITAVGMVNHLPVMMAAVIIAMAVMLLASKPLTRFVNQHPTVVVLCLSFLLMIGLSLVAEGFGFHIPKGYLYAAIGFSIIIEMFNQIARRNFIRQQSNQPLRARTADAILRLMGGRREAKAQQDNDNHVPVPVPEGAFVEEERYMINGVLSLASRSLRGIMTPRGEISWVDASLSVAEIRQQLLSSPHSLFPVCRGELDEIIGVVRAKEMLVALEEGVDVEAIAAASPAIVVPETLDPINLLGVLRRARGSFVIVTNEFGVVQGLVTPLDVLEAIAGEFPDADETPEIVNDGDGWLVKGTTDVHALQHTLGLEHLTNHDEDIATVAGLVIAINGQIPRAGDVLELPPLKITIVTANDYRVDLVRIVKEQSAHDEEE; from the coding sequence ATGGAATTCTTAATGGACCCGCAAATCTGGGTAGGATTGCTCACGCTGGTGGTGCTTGAGATCGTTCTCGGCATCGATAACCTGGTGTTTATCGCTATCCTTGCGGATAAACTTCCGCCTAAACAACGAGATAAAGCACGTTTAATCGGTCTGTCGCTGGCGCTGATTATGCGTCTTGCGCTGCTGTCGGTGATCTCGTGGATGGTTACGCTTACGCAACCGCTGTTCACCGCTTTCGACTTCACCTTCTCAGGGCGCGATCTGATCATGCTGCTGGGGGGTATATTCCTGTTGTTCAAAGCCACAACCGAACTCCATGAACGGCTGGAAAACCGCCAGCATGACGATGGACACGGTAAAGGCTACGCTAGCTTCTGGGTGGTGGTACTGCAAATTGTGGTGCTGGACGCCGTCTTCTCCCTCGACGCGGTGATTACCGCCGTCGGTATGGTTAACCACCTGCCGGTGATGATGGCCGCTGTGATCATTGCGATGGCGGTGATGTTGCTCGCCTCGAAACCGTTGACACGATTCGTCAACCAGCATCCGACCGTGGTGGTGCTCTGTCTGAGCTTCCTGCTGATGATCGGTCTGAGCCTGGTGGCAGAAGGTTTCGGCTTCCATATTCCGAAAGGCTATCTGTACGCCGCAATTGGTTTCTCAATCATTATAGAGATGTTTAACCAGATTGCCCGCCGCAACTTTATTCGCCAGCAGTCGAACCAGCCGCTGCGCGCCCGTACCGCTGATGCGATTCTGCGTCTGATGGGGGGGCGCCGTGAAGCCAAAGCGCAGCAGGACAACGATAACCATGTCCCGGTGCCGGTTCCGGAAGGGGCCTTCGTTGAAGAAGAGCGCTATATGATTAACGGCGTGCTGTCGCTGGCCTCCCGCTCGCTGCGTGGCATCATGACTCCCCGGGGTGAAATCAGCTGGGTGGATGCCAGCCTGAGCGTGGCGGAAATCCGCCAGCAGCTGCTCTCCTCCCCGCACAGCCTGTTCCCGGTGTGCCGCGGCGAACTGGACGAGATTATCGGCGTGGTACGTGCAAAAGAGATGCTGGTGGCGCTGGAAGAGGGCGTGGACGTAGAAGCCATTGCCGCCGCGTCGCCTGCTATCGTGGTACCGGAAACGCTTGACCCGATTAACCTGCTTGGCGTGCTGCGCCGTGCCCGCGGCAGCTTTGTTATCGTGACCAACGAGTTTGGCGTGGTGCAGGGCCTGGTAACGCCGCTGGACGTGCTGGAGGCGATTGCCGGTGAGTTCCCGGATGCCGACGAAACGCCTGAAATCGTCAATGATGGCGACGGCTGGCTGGTTAAAGGCACCACGGATGTGCACGCGCTGCAGCATACGCTGGGGCTTGAGCACCTGACCAACCACGATGAGGATATTGCAACGGTCGCCGGCCTGGTGATTGCCATAAATGGCCAGATCCCGCGTGCGGGCGATGTGCTTGAATTACCGCCGCTGAAGATCACCATCGTGACCGCCAATGATTACCGCGTTGATCTGGTGCGCATTGTTAAAGAGCAGTCTGCCCACGACGAAGAAGAGTAA
- the rlmA gene encoding 23S rRNA (guanine(745)-N(1))-methyltransferase, translated as MTFCCPLCHAPLAQTDKSYACPQGHRFDMAKEGYVNLLPVQHKRSRDPGDSAEMMQARRAFLDAGHYQPLRDAVAAKLAALLPAGATSVLDIGCGEGYYTAAFAQTAREKGAATFGLDVSKSAIRAAAKRYSQVTFCVASSHRLPFEENSMDAVVRIYAPCKGEELARVVKEGGWVITVTPGPRHLMELKGLIYDEVLLHAPHSEQLTGFALREAQSLAYNMSLSGEEAVELLQMTPFAWRAKPDVWEALAKHEHFSCQTDFSLHCWQRVG; from the coding sequence ATGACATTCTGCTGTCCTCTTTGCCACGCGCCGCTGGCGCAAACGGATAAAAGTTACGCCTGCCCGCAGGGGCACCGGTTCGATATGGCGAAAGAGGGCTACGTCAATCTGCTCCCGGTGCAGCATAAGCGGTCACGCGATCCGGGCGACAGCGCAGAGATGATGCAGGCGCGCAGAGCCTTTCTTGATGCCGGCCACTATCAACCCCTGCGCGACGCGGTCGCCGCTAAGCTGGCGGCATTGTTGCCCGCTGGCGCGACGTCGGTACTCGATATTGGCTGCGGAGAAGGCTACTACACGGCCGCCTTTGCACAAACTGCCCGGGAGAAGGGGGCTGCGACCTTTGGTCTGGACGTTTCGAAATCCGCTATTCGCGCCGCGGCAAAACGCTACTCGCAGGTGACCTTCTGCGTGGCGTCCAGCCATCGTTTGCCGTTTGAAGAGAACAGTATGGATGCGGTCGTCCGCATTTACGCCCCCTGCAAAGGAGAAGAGCTGGCGCGGGTAGTGAAAGAGGGCGGCTGGGTAATCACCGTGACGCCAGGGCCGCGCCATCTGATGGAGCTGAAAGGGCTGATTTACGACGAGGTTCTGCTGCATGCGCCCCATTCGGAGCAGCTGACGGGCTTTGCGCTCAGAGAAGCGCAGTCGCTGGCCTATAACATGTCGCTGAGCGGCGAAGAGGCGGTGGAGCTTTTACAGATGACGCCTTTTGCATGGCGGGCAAAACCGGACGTGTGGGAAGCCCTGGCAAAACATGAACATTTCAGCTGCCAGACAGATTTTAGTCTTCACTGCTGGCAGCGAGTCGGTTAA
- the mntP gene encoding manganese efflux pump MntP, translated as MNLSATLLLAFGMSMDAFAASMGKGATLHKPKFSEALRTGLIFGAIETLTPLIGWGLGMLASQFVLEWNHWIAFILLTFLGGRMVIEGIRNDVDEEEPIHRHGFWLLVTTAIATSLDAMAVGVGLAFLQVNIIATALAIGCATFIMSTLGMMIGRFIGPLLGKRAEILGGIVLIGIGAQIMWSHFAG; from the coding sequence ATGAACCTCTCAGCAACACTTCTTCTGGCCTTTGGTATGTCGATGGACGCGTTTGCCGCTTCCATGGGAAAAGGCGCCACGCTGCATAAACCTAAGTTCTCTGAAGCCCTGCGTACTGGCCTTATCTTTGGTGCTATCGAAACCCTGACGCCGCTGATTGGCTGGGGCCTTGGGATGCTCGCCAGCCAGTTTGTCCTGGAGTGGAACCACTGGATCGCCTTTATCCTGCTGACCTTCCTCGGGGGACGTATGGTTATTGAAGGTATTCGTAATGATGTCGATGAAGAAGAGCCCATCCACCGTCACGGGTTCTGGCTGCTGGTGACCACAGCTATCGCCACCAGCCTGGATGCGATGGCCGTTGGCGTAGGGCTGGCTTTCCTGCAGGTGAACATCATTGCCACCGCGCTGGCGATTGGCTGCGCGACCTTTATTATGTCCACCCTCGGGATGATGATTGGCCGGTTTATCGGCCCGCTGTTAGGGAAACGCGCCGAGATCCTCGGCGGCATCGTATTGATCGGTATTGGCGCACAGATTATGTGGAGCCACTTCGCCGGTTAA